In Caminicella sporogenes DSM 14501, a genomic segment contains:
- a CDS encoding ATP-dependent helicase: MGVNFFNFLSKKFNLDLNEKQKEAVTHKDGPVLVLASPGSGKTTVLNARIAYLILNCRINPRNILAITFSKAAARDMNDRFYSTYGNLIPNGIKFATIHSFAYKIVREYFYKNNINYDIIEGKSIKKSLLKTIYNKINSSNINDDKLEELSNAIGFVKNLMINPNDIKSFNFQIKNFEKIFKLYEIYKRENEFNKILLDFDDMLVQANNILKKDRNILNKYQRLFKYILVDEAQDTSLIQNKIIEKVALPENNLFMVCDDDQSIFRFRGADPDYLLDFRKRYKEARIIFMQQNYRSTKNIVDVSNKFIQNNFKRYPKNMFTANSRKSPIRIMRFLSDKEQINYIVNSIKKEEDLREIAILYRNNISSMRLAQRLYEENILFYMKDYYRNFFNHWVLNDILNFIRFSYDDTNVNLLESIYTKFNSYISKKELEYLKYQDKSKSVFDNLINNPEVKSFKKRNLAKFKRDFEILKTLKPVQAIRFIRNDLKYDKRLQEYCEIMGYSYDYIKNILEILEEFSVKAVTMQEYVDNLNNLRKIMHESKNNKYKNAVTLSTLHSSKGLEFKKVYMIDLIEGQIPTLESIRLSELGNMDALEEERRLWYVGMTRAKEHLELLTVEYKYNESVMPSRFIGEVAEHVEKGNSLPYRVNSIVRHKKLGLGLVKSINGEIITIDFDDKGEKNLSIDMCIKRNLLEVINYKVN, encoded by the coding sequence ATGGGTGTTAATTTTTTTAATTTTTTGAGTAAAAAGTTTAATTTAGATTTAAATGAAAAACAAAAAGAAGCAGTAACTCATAAAGACGGTCCTGTTTTAGTTTTAGCTAGTCCGGGTTCTGGAAAGACAACTGTATTAAATGCACGTATAGCATATTTAATACTAAATTGTAGGATAAATCCTAGAAATATTTTAGCTATTACATTTAGTAAAGCTGCTGCAAGAGATATGAATGACAGATTTTATAGTACATATGGAAATTTAATTCCTAATGGTATTAAATTTGCTACTATTCATAGTTTTGCTTATAAAATTGTTAGAGAATATTTTTATAAAAATAATATAAATTATGACATAATCGAAGGTAAAAGTATAAAAAAATCTTTATTAAAGACGATTTATAATAAAATAAACAGTTCAAATATAAATGATGATAAATTAGAAGAACTTTCAAATGCAATAGGGTTTGTTAAAAATTTGATGATTAATCCAAATGATATAAAAAGCTTTAATTTTCAAATTAAAAATTTTGAAAAGATATTTAAGTTGTATGAAATATATAAAAGAGAAAATGAATTTAATAAGATATTATTGGATTTTGATGATATGTTAGTTCAGGCAAATAATATATTAAAAAAAGATAGAAATATTCTTAATAAATATCAAAGATTATTTAAGTATATATTAGTAGATGAGGCACAAGATACATCTCTTATTCAAAATAAAATAATTGAAAAAGTAGCACTTCCTGAAAACAATTTATTTATGGTATGTGATGATGATCAATCGATTTTTCGGTTTAGAGGAGCTGACCCTGATTATTTATTGGATTTTAGAAAGAGATATAAAGAGGCTAGAATTATTTTTATGCAGCAGAATTATCGTTCAACAAAAAATATAGTGGATGTAAGTAATAAGTTTATTCAGAATAATTTTAAACGCTATCCTAAAAATATGTTTACGGCTAATAGTAGAAAAAGTCCTATAAGAATAATGAGGTTTTTATCAGATAAGGAGCAGATAAATTATATTGTTAATTCAATAAAAAAAGAAGAAGATTTAAGAGAAATAGCTATTTTATATAGAAATAATATATCTTCAATGAGACTAGCTCAAAGACTTTATGAAGAAAATATACTTTTTTATATGAAAGATTATTACAGAAATTTTTTTAATCATTGGGTTCTTAATGATATATTAAATTTTATTAGATTTTCTTATGATGATACAAATGTTAATTTATTAGAGTCAATATATACTAAATTTAATTCATATATATCAAAAAAAGAATTAGAATATCTAAAATATCAAGATAAAAGTAAATCTGTATTTGACAATTTAATAAATAATCCTGAAGTTAAGAGTTTTAAAAAGAGGAATTTAGCAAAATTTAAAAGAGATTTTGAAATTCTTAAAACTTTAAAACCAGTTCAGGCAATAAGATTTATTAGAAATGATTTAAAATATGATAAAAGATTGCAGGAATATTGTGAAATCATGGGATATTCATATGATTATATTAAAAATATATTAGAAATACTTGAAGAATTTTCTGTAAAGGCTGTAACGATGCAAGAATATGTTGACAATTTAAATAATTTAAGAAAAATTATGCATGAATCTAAAAATAATAAATATAAAAATGCAGTTACACTTTCAACATTACATTCATCAAAGGGATTAGAATTTAAAAAAGTTTATATGATTGACCTTATAGAAGGACAAATTCCTACTTTAGAGAGTATAAGACTTAGTGAGTTAGGAAATATGGATGCACTTGAAGAGGAGAGAAGATTATGGTATGTTGGTATGACAAGAGCTAAAGAGCATTTAGAACTACTTACTGTAGAATATAAATATAACGAATCTGTAATGCCTTCAAGATTTATAGGGGAAGTAGCAGAGCATGTAGAAAAAGGTAATAGTTTACCGTATAGAGTAAACTCTATTGTTAGACATAAAAAGTTAGGTCTTGGACTTGTTAAAAGTATAAATGGAGAAATAATAACAATAGATTTTGATGATAAAGGTGAAAAGAATTTATCTATAGATATGTGTATTAAAAGAAATTTATTAGAAGTTATAAATTATAAGGTAAATTAA
- a CDS encoding HD domain-containing protein, whose product MGVDDKFYYDYLINEAIKVAAKAHDGHRRKASDIPYIVHPFEVALILQKNGASDEVIAAGILHDTLEDTDLTEDDIKNIFGEKILNLVLRASEELYNRENRPWEDRKKHTIDYSKKAPLEVKLLICADKLSNIRSMIKDYKKMGEKLWDKFNAPYDKQKWYYKSLVKSLKELDGYEMYEEFKEAVEELFG is encoded by the coding sequence ATGGGGGTAGATGATAAGTTTTATTATGATTATTTGATTAATGAAGCTATTAAAGTTGCTGCAAAAGCTCATGATGGGCATAGAAGAAAAGCAAGTGATATTCCATATATAGTACATCCATTTGAAGTAGCTTTAATATTACAAAAAAATGGTGCTAGTGATGAAGTAATTGCTGCAGGGATATTACATGATACTTTAGAGGATACAGATTTAACTGAAGATGATATAAAGAATATATTTGGAGAAAAAATACTTAATCTTGTGTTAAGAGCTTCAGAGGAACTTTATAATAGAGAGAACAGACCATGGGAAGACAGGAAAAAACATACTATTGATTATTCAAAAAAGGCACCACTTGAAGTAAAACTTCTTATATGTGCTGATAAACTTAGTAATATAAGAAGTATGATAAAGGATTATAAAAAAATGGGAGAAAAATTGTGGGACAAGTTTAATGCACCGTATGATAAACAGAAATGGTATTATAAAAGCTTAGTTAAAAGTTTAAAGGAACTAGATGGGTATGAAATGTATGAAGAATTTAAAGAAGCAGTAGAAGAGCTTTTTGGTTAA
- a CDS encoding regulatory protein RecX has product MDGNICKITKIEIQKKNKDRVSIYINGQYGFGIHKEIFFKYDFEEGKILDKKFIEEIIKEEEQKRANSYALKLLSYRLRSEKEIKDKMNLKGYDAEVIDKTVKYLKEYNYINDFEFTNEFVREKLNKFGKKRIKLELINKGINEDIIDSVLNKEIDDDLEYEKALELAKKKLKVYGQDDKNGVYRKLGLYLQRKGYNYRIITKILKEIL; this is encoded by the coding sequence ATGGATGGGAACATTTGCAAAATTACTAAAATAGAAATACAAAAGAAAAATAAAGATAGAGTATCTATATATATAAATGGGCAATATGGATTTGGAATACATAAAGAGATATTTTTTAAGTATGATTTTGAAGAAGGAAAAATTTTAGATAAAAAATTTATTGAAGAAATTATAAAGGAAGAAGAACAAAAGAGGGCAAATTCTTATGCATTAAAATTGTTATCATATCGTTTAAGAAGTGAAAAAGAAATCAAGGATAAAATGAATTTAAAAGGCTATGATGCAGAAGTAATAGATAAAACTGTAAAATATCTTAAAGAATATAATTATATTAATGATTTTGAATTTACAAATGAATTTGTTAGAGAAAAATTAAATAAGTTTGGGAAAAAACGTATAAAATTAGAATTGATTAACAAAGGTATAAATGAAGATATTATAGATAGTGTTTTAAATAAAGAAATAGATGATGATTTAGAATATGAAAAAGCACTTGAACTGGCTAAAAAAAAGTTAAAAGTCTATGGACAAGATGATAAAAACGGTGTATATAGGAAATTAGGTTTGTATTTGCAGAGAAAAGGATATAATTATAGAATAATTACAAAGATTTTAAAAGAAATATTATAA
- a CDS encoding arginase — MGKILLSIDWDYFIPINKEWCSSYIENKKNIISLWYKRYIENKIKGKNIEHLIDVSPETYLFWNKLKKYFKIHNSTKVYISDSHKFSYIIAKKHNCSEVFSFDAHSDLGYSGINSLDFKLNCSNWLGKLLKDNYVKKATIIYSPYTYENKEDFKEFNKKFNINYIKFQNLPKNIDISVIHICRSGAWTPPWLDFKFYKFINELNLKYKIINCPNRKWNTKNIDLASQINYLLCS; from the coding sequence ATGGGAAAAATTCTTCTAAGTATTGATTGGGATTATTTTATTCCTATTAACAAGGAATGGTGTAGTTCTTATATCGAAAACAAAAAAAATATTATCTCTCTTTGGTACAAACGATACATCGAAAATAAAATTAAAGGAAAAAATATAGAACACTTAATAGATGTCAGTCCTGAAACATATCTTTTTTGGAATAAACTAAAAAAATATTTCAAAATTCATAATTCCACAAAAGTATACATCTCTGATTCTCATAAATTTTCCTATATAATCGCTAAAAAACATAACTGCAGTGAAGTCTTTTCTTTTGATGCTCATTCAGATTTAGGCTATAGTGGCATAAATTCCCTAGATTTTAAACTCAATTGCTCTAATTGGTTAGGTAAACTACTTAAAGATAATTATGTAAAAAAAGCTACAATAATATACAGTCCATATACATATGAAAATAAAGAAGATTTCAAAGAATTTAATAAAAAATTTAATATAAATTATATTAAATTTCAAAATCTTCCTAAAAATATTGATATATCAGTAATTCATATATGCCGTTCTGGTGCATGGACTCCTCCATGGCTGGATTTTAAATTTTATAAATTTATAAATGAGTTAAATCTCAAATACAAAATTATTAATTGTCCTAATAGAAAATGGAATACAAAAAATATAGACTTGGCCTCCCAAATTAATTATCTATTATGTAGTTAA
- a CDS encoding HD-GYP domain-containing protein produces the protein MRFVPINCVKVGSHLGKNLYDSNGRILLRKGTKLNSSLIEKIRQSGFYTIYINDEYSSNEIEDIIKPELKLKTINTLKETFKCIEKEHSSKNINLLKQKKNLIQEKHLNSLNEISKNLVDDISKTKDVLINLIDIKNMDNYTYEHSLSVSILSLVIGIELGLNKNELYNLCIGALLHDIGNAFIPKEILNKEGTLTDEEYRLIREHPLKGYEYLKENYQLTAFAKAIALQHHERIDGSGYPYGLTGDKINKLAKIVAVADVYDAMTSDRPYKKAKSPNEAIEYIMGAAGRYFDFDIARAFVKRVIPYPIGTLVKLSNGEIGVIEEINSNFPLRPKIKVIKQLATTVDMKLIDLLKEPNIVIEGVQYEIPNPSVQHYLKNK, from the coding sequence ATGAGATTTGTTCCAATCAATTGTGTTAAAGTAGGCTCTCATTTAGGCAAAAATCTATATGACAGTAACGGAAGAATTCTTCTAAGGAAAGGAACAAAACTAAATAGCAGTTTAATTGAAAAAATAAGACAAAGTGGTTTTTATACCATATACATAAATGATGAATATAGCAGTAACGAAATAGAAGATATAATTAAACCAGAACTTAAATTAAAAACTATCAATACATTAAAAGAAACATTTAAATGTATAGAAAAAGAACATTCATCAAAAAATATTAATCTTTTAAAACAAAAAAAGAATCTTATACAAGAAAAGCACTTAAATTCTCTCAATGAAATATCTAAAAATTTAGTAGATGATATTTCTAAAACTAAAGATGTTTTAATTAATTTAATAGACATAAAAAATATGGACAATTACACTTATGAACATTCTTTAAGTGTATCTATTTTATCTTTAGTCATTGGTATAGAACTCGGACTAAATAAAAATGAACTTTATAATCTATGTATAGGTGCTCTTTTGCACGATATAGGCAATGCCTTTATTCCTAAAGAAATATTAAACAAAGAAGGAACTTTAACTGATGAAGAATATAGACTTATAAGAGAACATCCACTTAAAGGATATGAATATTTAAAAGAAAATTATCAATTAACAGCATTTGCTAAAGCTATTGCTCTTCAACACCATGAAAGAATAGATGGTTCTGGTTATCCTTACGGTCTTACTGGTGATAAAATTAATAAATTAGCTAAAATAGTCGCTGTAGCTGATGTTTATGATGCCATGACTTCAGATAGACCTTATAAAAAAGCTAAATCCCCAAATGAAGCTATCGAATATATAATGGGAGCTGCCGGAAGATATTTTGACTTTGATATTGCTAGAGCATTTGTAAAAAGGGTAATCCCTTATCCAATAGGAACATTAGTTAAATTAAGCAATGGTGAAATTGGTGTTATAGAAGAAATTAATAGTAATTTTCCTCTTAGACCTAAAATCAAAGTTATTAAACAATTAGCAACAACAGTAGATATGAAACTGATAGATTTATTAAAAGAACCTAATATAGTAATAGAAGGAGTTCAATATGAAATTCCAAATCCTTCAGTACAACACTATTTAAAAAATAAATAA
- a CDS encoding pyruvate carboxylase, giving the protein MVIKKFNKVLVANRGEIAIRIFRACAELGIRSVGIYSKEDKYSLFRTKADESYLIGEKKKPIEVYLSMDEIIDLAIKKGVDAIHPGYGFLSENPEFARKCRKAGIEFIGPTSETIESLGDKIKSKILAKSVGVPTIPGIDKPITDVDEAIAFANEFGYPVILKAAAGGGGRGMRVVYNDEDLILQFNNAKNEAKKAFGIDDIFIEKYLEEPKHIEVQILGDKYGNIVHLYERDCSIQRRHQKLIEFTPAIAISEKLRQKICSDALKIGRAVNYISAGTVEFLVDKHGNYYFIEMNPRIQVEHTVTEMVTGIDIVQSQILIAQGYPLNSDKIGIYSQDMIKPRGYSIQCRITTEDPSNNFAPDTGKLDVYRTGSGFGIRLDGGNGYTGSIISPYYDSLLVKVISWSRTFEDAVRKAIRSIKETNVKGVKTNEAFLINVLNHEKFLKGQCDTHFIDDTPELFDIRPKKDYETKILRFIGEKVVNETGGNKMDYDIPPIPKNVDVEGLNGTKQLLEEKGVEGVIEWIKSQKKLLLTDTTFRDAHQSLLATRVRTKDMVKIAEATAAFAKDLFSLEMWGGATFDVAYRFLRESPWRRLQDLRKKIPNILFQMLLRGSNAVGYTNYPDNVIRTFVREAASQGIDVFRIFDSLNWLKGMEVALDEVLKTGKIAEVCVCYTGDILDTRRDKYSLKYYINKAKEIEKMGAHILGIKDMAGLLKPYAAEKLIKALKEEISIPIHLHTHDTSGNGVATLLMAAEAGVDIVDTAFNAMAGLTSQPALNSIVAALENTNYDTGFDLNKIQKISDYWGEVRKVYETFESGLKSGTAEIYRYEIPGGQYSNLRPQVESFGLGHKFNEVKEKYKEVNELLGDIVKVTPSSKVVGDLAIFMIQNDLTKDNILEKGKNLTFPDSVISYFKGMMGQPEGGFPEELQKVVLKGEKPITCRPGEILEPVDFSKIKAKLEEEFNMKDVNIRNILSYALYPKVYSDYLKSLNEYGHLYNLESHVFFYGLKEGETSEIELDEGKIMIVKLVEVGKLDKEGYRTVAFEVNGNRREIKIFDKGFGEKEKVDVVVMADPNNQKEIGASIPGMISKILVKEGEKVEEKQSIAIIEAMKMETNILAPVNGQVENILVSEGQQVKAGQLIIKLK; this is encoded by the coding sequence ATAGTGATTAAGAAATTTAATAAAGTTTTAGTAGCAAATAGAGGGGAAATAGCTATAAGAATTTTTAGAGCATGTGCTGAGCTTGGAATTCGTTCAGTAGGTATATATTCTAAAGAAGATAAATATTCATTATTTAGAACGAAAGCTGATGAGTCATATTTAATAGGTGAGAAGAAAAAACCGATAGAAGTTTATTTGAGTATGGATGAAATTATAGACCTTGCTATTAAAAAAGGTGTAGATGCTATACATCCCGGGTATGGCTTTTTATCTGAAAATCCTGAGTTTGCCAGAAAATGCAGGAAAGCAGGTATTGAATTTATTGGACCTACAAGTGAAACCATTGAAAGTTTAGGTGATAAGATAAAGTCAAAAATATTAGCAAAAAGTGTAGGAGTTCCAACTATACCTGGAATAGATAAGCCTATTACAGATGTTGATGAAGCAATAGCATTTGCAAATGAATTTGGATATCCTGTTATTTTAAAAGCTGCTGCCGGTGGTGGCGGTAGAGGTATGAGGGTAGTTTATAATGATGAGGATTTGATTTTACAATTTAATAATGCAAAAAATGAAGCAAAAAAAGCTTTTGGTATAGATGATATATTCATAGAAAAATATTTGGAAGAACCAAAACATATAGAGGTTCAAATACTTGGGGATAAATATGGAAATATTGTCCATTTATATGAAAGAGATTGTTCAATTCAGAGAAGACATCAAAAGCTCATAGAATTTACTCCAGCAATAGCAATAAGTGAAAAGTTAAGACAGAAAATATGTAGTGATGCTTTAAAGATTGGTAGAGCAGTAAATTATATTAGTGCAGGTACAGTAGAGTTTTTAGTAGATAAGCATGGAAATTATTATTTTATTGAGATGAATCCTAGAATACAAGTAGAACATACTGTTACTGAAATGGTAACAGGTATAGACATTGTACAAAGTCAAATTCTCATTGCACAGGGTTATCCGTTAAATTCAGATAAAATAGGTATATATTCGCAAGATATGATTAAACCGAGAGGATATTCTATACAGTGCAGGATAACTACTGAAGACCCATCAAATAATTTTGCACCTGATACCGGAAAACTTGATGTGTATAGAACAGGCTCAGGATTTGGTATTAGGCTTGATGGTGGTAATGGCTATACAGGTTCTATTATTTCACCTTATTATGATAGTTTGTTAGTGAAAGTTATTTCATGGTCTAGAACATTTGAAGATGCAGTAAGAAAGGCAATACGTTCTATAAAGGAAACAAATGTAAAAGGTGTAAAGACTAATGAAGCATTTTTAATAAATGTTTTAAATCATGAGAAGTTTTTAAAAGGTCAGTGTGATACACATTTTATAGATGATACTCCAGAGCTTTTCGATATAAGACCTAAAAAAGATTATGAAACTAAGATACTGAGATTTATTGGAGAAAAGGTAGTAAATGAAACAGGTGGAAATAAGATGGATTATGATATACCACCAATACCTAAAAATGTTGATGTAGAAGGTTTAAATGGAACTAAACAATTGTTAGAAGAAAAAGGTGTAGAAGGAGTTATTGAATGGATAAAAAGTCAGAAAAAACTTCTTCTAACAGATACGACTTTTAGAGATGCTCATCAATCATTACTTGCAACTAGAGTGAGAACTAAAGATATGGTAAAAATTGCTGAGGCAACTGCTGCATTTGCAAAAGATTTGTTTTCATTAGAGATGTGGGGAGGAGCAACTTTCGATGTTGCATATAGATTTTTAAGAGAATCTCCATGGAGAAGATTACAAGACCTTAGAAAAAAAATTCCTAATATACTATTTCAAATGTTATTAAGAGGGTCTAATGCAGTCGGATATACAAATTATCCAGATAATGTAATAAGAACATTTGTTAGAGAAGCTGCATCTCAAGGAATAGATGTATTTAGAATATTTGACAGTTTAAATTGGTTAAAGGGAATGGAAGTAGCTTTAGATGAGGTTTTAAAAACTGGAAAAATAGCAGAAGTTTGTGTATGTTATACTGGAGATATTTTAGATACTAGAAGAGATAAATACTCATTGAAGTATTATATAAATAAGGCTAAAGAAATAGAAAAAATGGGTGCACATATATTGGGAATAAAAGATATGGCAGGACTTTTAAAGCCATATGCAGCAGAAAAATTAATAAAGGCTTTGAAAGAAGAAATTAGTATACCAATTCATCTTCATACACATGATACAAGTGGGAATGGAGTAGCTACACTACTGATGGCTGCTGAGGCAGGTGTAGATATAGTTGATACAGCTTTTAATGCAATGGCAGGATTGACAAGTCAACCAGCACTTAATTCTATAGTGGCAGCTCTTGAAAATACTAATTATGATACAGGGTTTGACCTAAATAAAATACAGAAGATTTCAGATTATTGGGGTGAAGTAAGAAAAGTTTATGAAACATTTGAGTCTGGTTTAAAATCAGGTACAGCTGAAATATACAGATATGAGATACCTGGTGGACAGTATTCAAATTTGAGACCTCAGGTAGAAAGTTTTGGACTAGGGCATAAATTTAATGAAGTTAAAGAAAAATATAAGGAAGTTAATGAGTTATTAGGCGATATAGTTAAAGTAACACCTTCATCTAAAGTTGTAGGCGATTTAGCAATTTTTATGATTCAAAATGATTTAACTAAAGATAATATATTGGAAAAGGGAAAAAATTTAACTTTTCCTGATTCTGTAATTTCATATTTTAAGGGTATGATGGGACAGCCTGAAGGCGGTTTTCCAGAAGAACTTCAGAAAGTAGTATTAAAAGGAGAAAAACCTATAACTTGCAGACCGGGAGAAATATTAGAACCTGTTGATTTTAGTAAGATAAAAGCTAAGCTTGAAGAAGAATTTAATATGAAAGATGTGAATATTAGAAATATATTAAGCTATGCTTTGTATCCAAAAGTATACAGCGATTATTTAAAATCTTTAAATGAATATGGACATTTATATAATTTAGAAAGTCATGTATTCTTTTATGGGTTAAAAGAAGGAGAAACTAGCGAGATAGAGCTAGATGAAGGTAAGATAATGATAGTTAAATTAGTTGAAGTAGGAAAACTTGATAAAGAGGGTTATAGAACGGTCGCTTTTGAAGTTAATGGTAATAGACGTGAAATTAAGATATTTGATAAAGGATTTGGAGAGAAAGAAAAAGTAGATGTAGTAGTAATGGCTGATCCAAATAATCAAAAGGAAATAGGAGCATCAATACCGGGAATGATTTCTAAAATATTAGTAAAAGAAGGAGAAAAAGTAGAAGAAAAACAGAGTATAGCTATAATAGAAGCTATGAAAATGGAAACAAATATTTTAGCACCTGTAAATGGTCAAGTTGAAAATATACTTGTTTCTGAAGGTCAACAAGTTAAGGCAGGACAATTGATTATTAAATTAAAATAA
- a CDS encoding aminotransferase class V-fold PLP-dependent enzyme codes for MKSVYLDNGATSFPKAPGVAESMIYYINNVGCNINRGAYDTSYEAENVVFETRELICKLFNFDKPENVIFTKNITESLNILIKGLIKKGDHVIVSSMEHNAVMRPINSLVKKGVEFSRVMCDEFGRLKSEDIKKYIKENTKAVIMTHSSNVCGTVLDLEEVGKICRERNIKFIIDSAQTAGFLDLDYKKLGADAVAFTGHKGLLGPQGIGGFIINDNLVSEMESLIEGGTGSLSEYELQPDYMPDKFEAGTLNIPGIYGLNAALKYLNKEGLEAIREKELYLVKHFLEKINNIEGIRLVGKNDIKDRTGVVSIDFKNHDNAEISYRLYKEFGIKTRCGLHCAPSAHKTLKTFPNGTVRFSFSHFNTVGEVNYTVDSIMRCLK; via the coding sequence ATGAAAAGTGTTTATTTAGATAATGGAGCAACATCTTTTCCAAAAGCACCGGGTGTTGCTGAAAGTATGATTTATTATATAAATAATGTTGGTTGTAATATTAATAGAGGTGCATATGATACTTCATATGAGGCAGAAAATGTTGTATTTGAAACACGTGAATTGATTTGTAAGTTGTTTAACTTTGACAAACCGGAAAACGTTATTTTTACAAAAAATATAACAGAAAGTTTAAATATTTTAATAAAGGGACTTATTAAAAAAGGAGATCATGTAATAGTTTCATCTATGGAGCATAATGCAGTTATGCGACCTATAAATTCTCTAGTTAAAAAAGGTGTAGAGTTTTCTAGAGTAATGTGTGATGAATTTGGGCGGTTAAAATCTGAGGATATAAAAAAATATATAAAAGAAAACACGAAAGCAGTTATTATGACTCATTCTTCTAATGTTTGTGGAACTGTACTTGATTTAGAAGAGGTAGGTAAAATATGTAGAGAAAGAAATATAAAATTTATTATTGATTCTGCTCAGACTGCAGGTTTTTTAGATTTAGATTATAAAAAACTTGGTGCAGATGCAGTAGCTTTTACAGGGCATAAAGGATTATTAGGTCCACAGGGGATAGGAGGATTTATTATAAATGATAATTTAGTTAGTGAAATGGAATCTCTTATAGAAGGGGGTACTGGAAGTCTTTCAGAATATGAACTACAGCCTGATTACATGCCAGATAAATTTGAAGCAGGAACTTTAAATATTCCTGGAATTTATGGATTAAATGCAGCTTTAAAGTATTTAAATAAAGAAGGTTTAGAAGCTATACGAGAAAAAGAACTATATTTAGTAAAACATTTTTTAGAAAAAATTAATAATATAGAAGGAATTAGATTGGTAGGGAAAAATGATATTAAAGATAGAACAGGTGTAGTTTCAATAGATTTTAAAAATCATGATAATGCTGAGATTTCATATAGACTTTATAAAGAATTTGGTATAAAGACTAGATGCGGACTTCACTGTGCACCTTCAGCACATAAGACTTTAAAGACTTTTCCAAATGGAACAGTAAGGTTTAGTTTTAGTCATTTCAATACGGTTGGTGAAGTTAATTATACAGTTGATAGTATAATGAGATGTTTAAAATAA